The region TGCCACCAGTGGACTTTCTTGCGGTTTGTTTCGTACGTGCCATGGTTCAAACGTATCTACACTCGAATAACTCTATATCGTAACGGCTGATCTTCTGCAATAGTCGCGTTCAGCGCGGCTGTATTTATATGCTGACTCTTCACAGCGATTGACTTCGCGCTACGGTATTGGCCGAGGCAGAAATGAAGGTGGGGCCGACGCGGTTATAAATATGAGTAAATTCAGCTTTTTATGGCTTATTCATGAAAGAATATATGTATTGTTTTATATGAATAGAATGGAAAATCTCATTATGAAATGATCACTACTATCAACGATGTCATGCAGGCATCACTTATAAAATAAGCTAGTGATATAAAAACTACATAAGGCAATGAACATTTCCTTTTGAATATTACCATTATATTCTAATACGAGCTTTTTCACATGGCTATCTCCTtatcgcttcaaaaaattttcaagagggTCTTGATTGAATGATCTTGTTAGAACATACTAGAATTTATGTATTGTGATTCTTATCAACTctctaattgaaaaaatgaagttccTTAATGACGGTAGTGAGTTTTTcctcacaaaaaaaattcatttgctGTAAACACATTATTGAACTTCTCCAGGTGAAGCGATACATTTGTTAGGTTTATCACCTTTAAATGGATTTCCACCTAAAGTTaactatttgtttttgttcaggTTATCAAAAAGCTTATCAAGTAAAAGGATCAGCTCATGCAGGGTACACagctttatttattattatcctcaATATTTGTAAGAAACAAAACATAAGTACCTTAGGCTATATAAGTACCTATATAGTCTATGGTAAGTATctatattttcatcaaatttattgCAAGAAATAGTTCTAAACTGATTGATCAGATGGATATTACTACTGTACCATTTGTTTGAAATGTTAGAACTCACAAGTACAATGTATGTATATAAATGTACTACTTGATAGTGTAGGAATCATTTAAACAAACTATTTTAAGTTTTTGCTGATTATTTCTCAACATCAGATGGGATATGTAATCATTGAGTTTCATTCACATCTAGATTAACTTGTCGGTTTTTATTTTGATCTGAAGATCCTGTGTAATAATACGTAAGTAGGTACTCCTTAAAAGTCTTTGAACCAATAATATCTAGTACACATTGTAGTTTTACTATTACAGTAATTAAATGTAcagatgaaaatataaaaaaaaattaatatgcctcaaatattctctttttctcGAACCACTTTtccgaaaaataatgaaatttaataGACGTAAAAGCTTTGTGTCTGAATTatgttttataataatttaattatcaTTAGTTCGTTGTGTACTAATGAGTTTATTTAATTTCACGGAGGGCGCCACTTACATATATGCAGACCGCCTATTGGCGAGACAAAAGTGAAGGGGAGGGGGTTGCCGTCATGGTTATAAATGAGCGTCATTTCAGTTATTTCCTCATTGACTTCTCAGTTCTCGATTAGTCGTGATTTATTAGTAGTAAAGTTCAGTGTTAGTTTCTCAAAATGACTGGCAGAGGAAAAGGTGGTAAAGGTTTGGGAAAAGGTGGCGCTAAACGTCACAGAAAAGTTTTGCGTGATAACATCCAGGGAATAACGAAGCCCGCCATTAGAAGATTGGCTCGACGAGGTGGAGTAAAACGTATCTCTGGTCTTATCTATGAAGAAACCCGAGGTGTACTTAAGGTTTTCCTCGAAAACGTGATCAGGGATGCTGTAACCTACACTGAACACGCTAAAAGGAAGACAGTTACTGCTATGGACGTCGTATACGCATTAAAACGCCAAGGCCGTACATTGTACGGATTTGGAGGTTAATTTTTACCATCGATAATACAACCGGTCCTTTTCAGGAccacaaataataatttttacacttttcattcatttgtaTCGCTTTATTGGGTATCTGTTATTTGCATGTTAGCTCCAAGAAAATATTGGTAAGGTAACCATTTCAGTTGtctgttttcaaattttcaaccgTCTCAAACAATTGGTTTGATTTCTAAGTCAAAATCTATTGTCTGTCAGTTCGCTCATGATAACTCTCAAACATTTTGTGGTAGAGCCTTTTAAGGTAAGTTCGATTAATTTCGTAAATGGGTCAAATCTATTTCATacgaaatagacaaatttcaaTTCCTTTCTTCTGACTACGTAAGTACCTTTCTCATTTATTCCCTGTTGAAATTGCTTCACTTTAAAATTCTTATCTTTTGAATATTATGTTAACCTAGAGAATTCCTAGAATTTCCCTTTttactttgtaatttatataaCTTAATAGTTTTCCAAATTTTAATGTAGTAACTAGATTCTAATGTCCATTATGTTGAGTATATTTGTTTTCAGTAACTACATCAGTAAGGAAAGATAATATTATTGTATATCAATTGATTAATGGAGAGTCCGCCGCTAGAAGATTCAACGTTTTTTGAAAGGAACTGATGTTTTTTCGAAAGGTAGTATTTACGTTGAGTAGAGGCAGGAGCCCATAGACGTATCAAATAAGGGATAAAAAGTCGATGCAGGAACAAATTAGTTGCTGCCGTTATCAGCTATTGTTTCAGAGattaattaattagttttaATTTGCTACTGAACCTATTTCAAGGCAGTTtaattccacaatttatttaCGAATAGTATCTCTGGTATCGTCAAAATGAAGTATTTATAAGAGATTATTTGTTCAGTATTCGTTACATTTTTAAGACCCGCAATTTGAGgtgaatgtttttttataattctgtAATTTCTGTTTCTCATCATGTGCTTTTGTTATTTTAATTGTGCGATGTGATATATACTTCATTTATGTTTgaacaatatgaaaaatatatattttcaggaaattcatatttattttatgttttattctGTGTCTCTGAACTTGAACTGATTTACTTGAAGTTTATAATTTATGTGTTTCTTATTATTGCTCCTTATACATCCCAAAAAACATGTCATGAACAAAGAGAGGTGCAATACTATAGTGTTTCTgtgggaaaaaaaattttatttattatttaattaccTGTACCATAGAAAGATATTTTAATGTGGAAATTTTTTTCGTGATTTGTGATTTCTCTATTGTTACTTTTTATTACGAATGTGCAACatagttttcgaaaaaatactttatatttatttctatacaTGCAATTATGCTGGAATCGGAGACAATTACAATTAGCAAAAAATGCGGGATCATGGATACATCAGTCCAACGCTGAATGTCATGTTATCTTAAGATTATCaaaaatataggtacatatttcataaaattattgaCAATAAAAAAGCCATATCATTATCACATAAGAAATTTGactcttattgaaaatatatttctgataatttcttatattttagATGTTTGAATAATGATACATTTTATTCCTGAAAATGTTTATAatctatcaaaaaaaattaatacacgtAATCAATTTATCAGTCAGAgcaagaaaataagaaatagtGAAATTGTCAAATTTCCATTTAAACGGCAACAAAATTATATGTGAGTGCCATAGAAAACGTTGCGTTAAATGAAGTTCATGAGTAACACTTATGGTATTATATAAAAGTACTGAATATTTATCagtaagaaataataaataagtaagACCGAAATGGTCAATATATATAAGATACCGATTGTGGTGAAAAAATCTGAGAGTAATGGTTTGATTCTAGTTCAAAACAACTTTGTTTAGGCAGAATCCCTCAAATATTGTTAACAAAAATTATAGAGTACTGATTAaagtcatttttattatttagagCAACTGCTATGTTGATTGCCGACCTCCATggcacttgaagaagaagaagattgtgGTAGGcatagaattaataaattattagtATTATTAGTTCAATGGTGGTAGGTCAAAAATTTTGTACAAtctttattatctatttttCTGTGATCAGTGTGATCCAAAACCAAAACAGAAGATTTGTTTATGTTTATATAGCAagtgtttgaattttttataaaatgtcTGCAAAACAAATAATTAAACAGCGAAATGCCGGTGTACTTTTAGATTCAGATAGCATAAGAGCAGGATTGctctcaaaaaaatttatgattaaGGATGCAAATGTTTGGCATGCTTTTGTGGTGAGTGTTTCATCGTATTCGaacaagaaaaattttgtttgacCTAATGTATAAGTTCTTGAATATTAGAAGCTGAGAACAACAaagtcaaaaaaattataaaaggaaATTCCGATTAGATTTCTTGATTGAACTTTTTAAACTTTATTGTTCATTTTCCAGATTCATTGTGAGCAATATATGGATAGAAATAAATTACTTCAAATCATACTAGATTACGTTTATCCTCTTGAATTGGTCCCACTGAAATTTCAATCTCTTGAACGTGATGAATATATATTCTTTGCAAAGGAATGTTCAGAAGCCATTCACAAATTGTGTGCAAATAATCTGATTATTCCTAATCCCTATGATCGTATGTCACCTGTAAGTAGAACAAATAACCACCAAACCTTACCATTTCAAAACATTCTAAAATGTACAAAAATGTCATGTTTCTTTTTAGATCAGGATGGAAATAATTTTACATTATGCTTTAGTAAATGAATTAAGAATCAGTATTGTTGACAGAATGAAATCTgttatattttcattgtttaatACTAGCAATAAAACATTATATCTTGATAACTTTAGTAAAAATGAAGgtaaaacaattttatttcaattaagcCCTTTGaggtttaaaattttcaattttaggcTTACAAGATTACATGCCTTTATCTCAACCAAAAATACTTTATTATGTGCTCAGTGCAGCTGCTAGTTTGAATGTAAAAATTATCAGACTGAGAAATAATGACATCCGCACTTGGACTTCTCaggaaattttgtggaaattcacTTCATTAACACATTTAGATTTGAGGAACAATAAGGTAATTATCAATGATTCCAAGGAATATTATAAATGTAGTTGATAAATGATCAATCTTAAGTTATATGTAACTAAAATAATATTGATTGAATGATATTCATGTAGTGAATAGGTAGTTTAATGTACTACACTGACTATTTTATTACAATGTAGTTTATAGAGGAAACAACCTTCTCTCCTAATGTTTAATATTCCTAATAATCTTTTTgatccataatttttttaataaataatcaacattTTCAGATTGAAGATCTATCATCATTCAAATGTTTGAAAGATATGAAATTATTAGGAATATATTTTGATGGCAATCCCCTTTGTGATAAACTAGATGAGTATACATACGTATCAGAATTGAAACAAATCTTCCCAAATCTCCAAAAGATAGTAAGTTATATAtactcataaaaaattcaaaatacagTTAATATGTAATTTTATGTTTACCTCCTGTCCTTTGTGATAGGTATGGAGTTCTAGAGGattaagaatgaaaaatattaaataaaagaaaatataaatattttaattactTTTTCTATTATCCAGGATGGTGAATTGGTATCGAGAGATGGAGTACCAGCAGTGAGACAAAATTTTTTATGTGATAAAAATGGCTTTCCTATtgtcaataaatttattgaaatatattttcatctttATGATAAAGATCGTAAATCACTTGAAGACTTGTACCACGTAAATGCAATTTGTTCAATCACAAATCTATACAAAATTGGACAAACTACATCTAATGAAGCAAGGTAAAAAATGTATC is a window of Harmonia axyridis chromosome 2, icHarAxyr1.1, whole genome shotgun sequence DNA encoding:
- the LOC123673737 gene encoding histone H4, producing MTGRGKGGKGLGKGGAKRHRKVLRDNIQGITKPAIRRLARRGGVKRISGLIYEETRGVLKVFLENVIRDAVTYTEHAKRKTVTAMDVVYALKRQGRTLYGFGG
- the LOC123673735 gene encoding nuclear RNA export factor 2-like gives rise to the protein MSAKQIIKQRNAGVLLDSDSIRAGLLSKKFMIKDANVWHAFVIHCEQYMDRNKLLQIILDYVYPLELVPLKFQSLERDEYIFFAKECSEAIHKLCANNLIIPNPYDRMSPIRMEIILHYALVNELRISIVDRMKSVIFSLFNTSNKTLYLDNFSKNEGLQDYMPLSQPKILYYVLSAAASLNVKIIRLRNNDIRTWTSQEILWKFTSLTHLDLRNNKIEDLSSFKCLKDMKLLGIYFDGNPLCDKLDEYTYVSELKQIFPNLQKIDGELVSRDGVPAVRQNFLCDKNGFPIVNKFIEIYFHLYDKDRKSLEDLYHVNAICSITNLYKIGQTTSNEARLRPYQINCRNLLAMADIQRSNQYLFRGNHCIVRKLLDLPQVEHDPYSLSIDLVFYSDITAVINVCGVFRENPTSVLDAERHLGFMRSFVLKNCNGEYLIMNEMIHVYNALSSQVSNSFRIAPPMTDCKLPEPKTLKDKEKATEAVEMLTGLTKEWARRFLEKGSYDIVTCIKTFMDMHKIDKIPPKAFNH